In one window of Dyella thiooxydans DNA:
- a CDS encoding MerR family transcriptional regulator yields MLDQGNNTELPAIPAKRYFTIGEVSDLCGVKPHVLRYWEQEFPALNPVKRRGNRRYYQRHDVLMIRQIRSLLYDEGFTITGARARLEGPQARMEASMSHQIVRQVRMELEEILGLLRR; encoded by the coding sequence ATGCTGGACCAAGGGAATAACACCGAGCTTCCAGCCATCCCGGCCAAGCGCTATTTCACCATCGGTGAGGTCAGCGACCTGTGCGGGGTGAAGCCGCACGTCCTGCGCTACTGGGAGCAGGAGTTTCCTGCCCTCAATCCGGTCAAGCGCCGGGGCAACCGCCGCTACTACCAGCGCCATGACGTGCTGATGATCCGCCAGATCCGCTCCCTGCTTTACGACGAGGGCTTCACCATTACCGGTGCGCGCGCCCGTCTGGAAGGTCCGCAGGCGCGAATGGAGGCCAGCATGTCCCACCAGATCGTGCGCCAGGTGCGCATGGAGCTGGAGGAGATTCTCGGCCTGCTGCGCCGCTAG
- the ihfA gene encoding integration host factor subunit alpha: MALTKAEMAERLFLEVGLNKREAKEFVDAYFEVVREALEKGEQVKLSGFGNFDLRMKNQRPGRNPKTGEEIPISARRVVTFRPGQKLKVRVEGYAGPRE; the protein is encoded by the coding sequence ATGGCGCTGACCAAGGCGGAAATGGCCGAGCGCCTGTTCCTCGAGGTGGGCCTCAACAAGCGTGAGGCGAAGGAGTTCGTGGACGCCTACTTCGAGGTGGTCCGCGAAGCGTTGGAAAAGGGGGAGCAGGTCAAGCTGTCCGGTTTCGGCAACTTCGACCTGCGCATGAAGAACCAGCGTCCGGGACGCAACCCGAAGACGGGCGAAGAGATTCCGATCTCCGCCCGCAGGGTGGTGACGTTCCGTCCGGGTCAGAAACTCAAGGTGCGGGTCGAGGGCTATGCTGGACCAAGGGAATAA
- the pheT gene encoding phenylalanine--tRNA ligase subunit beta, with the protein MKFSENWLRHHVPIEASRDELSATLTAIGLEVEDVTALGDSLDGVIVARIVNAQKHPEADRLQVCEVDTGKGLVQIVCGAPNARAGLVAPLATVGATLPGGIAIKAARLRGVESSGMLCSARELGIDADASGLFELPADAPVGAPLADYLGLPDASIEIKLTPNRADCFSVRGIAFDVAAALGGEVRALDAVAVPAGSASAMEVALEAGPRVPRFTGRVIEGIDAHAATPVWMAERLRRSGLRPISFLVDVTQYVMLELGQPMHAFDKDKLEGGIVVRPARAGESLKLLDGRSVELDADFLVVADSQGGGGARAVALGGIMGGADTRVTDVTRNVFLEAAHWIPSAIIGRSRRLGMHTDAGHRFERGVDPSLPPIAIEYATRLILDVAGGVAGPLLDVTLPGHLPEPQPIVLRRARLQRVLGLKVADAEVTRIFTALGMRVESLAEGWQVTAPSRRFDIEREEDLIEEVARIFGYEHIPTATPAGALTLAAEPEARLGELAVREQLAARGYFEAVNLSFVPAELLARWGFDRDLVPLANPLSADLAVMRPSLLPGLIEALRHNRARQQDRVRLFELARVFAAGDPPVETPSLAIAACGSARAEQWGEPGRPFDFFDLKGELDALVAWGGEPQRWSIHADGLPGWLHPGRGARVARDGATVGYLGALHPQLARALDLGPDVHVLELALEPLLARRLPRATAVARFPAVRRDIAVDLPEAVAWSQIEQVVRATLGGLLRELRLFDRYSGKGVEAGRKSLAMGLILQDASRTLTDDDADRCVRDAVSALEKSCKARLRG; encoded by the coding sequence ATGAAATTCTCCGAGAACTGGCTGCGCCACCATGTGCCGATCGAGGCCTCGCGCGATGAACTGTCCGCCACGCTGACCGCGATCGGCCTGGAGGTCGAGGACGTCACGGCGCTGGGCGACTCGCTCGATGGCGTGATCGTGGCGCGCATCGTCAACGCGCAGAAGCATCCCGAGGCGGACCGCCTGCAGGTGTGCGAGGTCGACACCGGCAAGGGCCTCGTGCAGATCGTCTGCGGCGCGCCGAATGCACGCGCCGGCCTGGTGGCGCCGCTGGCCACCGTGGGCGCCACGCTGCCTGGTGGCATCGCCATCAAGGCGGCCCGGCTGCGCGGCGTCGAGTCGTCCGGCATGCTGTGCTCGGCCAGGGAACTGGGCATCGATGCGGATGCCTCGGGCCTGTTCGAGCTGCCGGCCGATGCGCCGGTGGGCGCCCCGCTGGCGGACTATCTCGGCCTGCCGGATGCCAGCATCGAGATCAAGCTCACGCCGAATCGCGCCGACTGCTTCAGCGTGCGTGGCATCGCGTTCGACGTCGCGGCCGCGCTTGGCGGCGAGGTGCGCGCGCTCGATGCCGTGGCCGTTCCCGCGGGCAGCGCCTCTGCGATGGAGGTCGCCCTCGAAGCCGGCCCGCGCGTGCCGCGTTTCACCGGTCGCGTGATCGAAGGCATCGACGCCCATGCGGCGACGCCCGTGTGGATGGCCGAACGCCTGCGGCGCAGCGGGCTGCGTCCGATCAGCTTCCTGGTCGATGTCACGCAATACGTGATGCTGGAACTTGGCCAGCCGATGCATGCCTTCGACAAGGACAAGCTGGAGGGCGGAATCGTCGTGCGCCCGGCACGCGCGGGCGAATCGCTAAAGCTGCTCGACGGCCGCAGCGTGGAGCTCGATGCCGATTTCCTCGTCGTCGCGGACAGCCAGGGCGGCGGCGGCGCGCGTGCCGTGGCGCTGGGGGGCATCATGGGCGGCGCGGATACGCGCGTCACCGACGTCACCCGCAACGTGTTCCTCGAGGCCGCACACTGGATCCCGTCGGCGATCATCGGCCGCAGCCGCCGGCTCGGCATGCACACCGACGCCGGACATCGCTTCGAACGCGGCGTCGACCCCAGCCTGCCACCCATCGCGATCGAGTACGCCACCCGGCTGATCCTCGACGTGGCCGGCGGCGTGGCCGGTCCCCTGCTCGACGTGACCCTGCCGGGACACCTGCCCGAGCCGCAGCCGATCGTGTTGCGGCGTGCCCGGCTGCAGCGCGTGCTCGGCCTGAAGGTGGCCGACGCCGAGGTCACGCGCATCTTCACGGCGCTGGGCATGCGGGTCGAGTCCCTGGCGGAGGGCTGGCAGGTCACCGCACCCAGCCGCCGCTTCGACATCGAGCGCGAGGAGGACCTGATCGAGGAGGTCGCGCGCATCTTCGGTTACGAACATATTCCTACCGCCACGCCGGCCGGTGCCCTGACACTGGCGGCCGAGCCCGAAGCACGCCTCGGTGAACTGGCCGTGCGCGAGCAACTGGCCGCCCGCGGCTACTTCGAGGCGGTGAACCTGTCGTTCGTGCCGGCCGAGCTGCTGGCGCGCTGGGGCTTCGACCGCGATCTGGTGCCGCTGGCCAATCCGCTCTCCGCGGATCTCGCGGTGATGCGGCCGTCGCTGCTGCCGGGGCTGATCGAGGCACTGCGGCACAACCGCGCCCGCCAGCAGGATCGCGTGCGTCTGTTCGAGCTGGCCCGCGTGTTCGCCGCCGGCGATCCGCCGGTCGAGACGCCGAGCCTGGCGATCGCCGCCTGCGGCAGCGCGCGCGCCGAGCAGTGGGGCGAGCCGGGTCGCCCGTTCGATTTCTTCGACCTGAAGGGCGAGCTGGATGCCCTGGTCGCCTGGGGTGGCGAGCCGCAGCGCTGGAGCATTCACGCGGACGGCCTGCCCGGCTGGCTGCATCCGGGGCGCGGTGCGCGGGTCGCCCGCGACGGCGCGACGGTCGGTTACCTCGGCGCCCTGCATCCGCAGCTGGCCAGGGCGCTGGACCTGGGCCCCGACGTCCATGTCCTGGAGCTGGCGCTGGAGCCGCTGCTGGCCCGTCGCCTGCCCCGTGCCACGGCGGTGGCGCGCTTCCCGGCGGTCCGGCGCGACATTGCCGTGGACCTGCCTGAAGCGGTCGCCTGGTCACAGATCGAACAGGTGGTCCGTGCCACCCTCGGCGGGCTGCTGCGCGAGCTCCGGCTGTTCGACCGGTACAGCGGCAAGGGGGTCGAAGCCGGCCGAAAGAGTCTCGCTATGGGCTTGATTTTGCAGGACGCTTCACGCACGCTTACCGACGACGACGCGGACCGCTGCGTACGTGATGCGGTCTCTGCGTTGGAGAAGTCATGCAAGGCAAGGTTGCGGGGTTGA
- the pheS gene encoding phenylalanine--tRNA ligase subunit alpha, with the protein MDDLDRRAAQALADIEQAASLDALDALRVGLLGKSGIVTAALKSLGALAPDERKARGAEVNRVKEQLADALAMRKAALEQAELDRRLASETIDISLPGRDGERGGIHPITRTLERIASIFARLGYQRADGPEIEDDWHNFEALNFPPHHPARAMHDTFYFGDGRLLRTHTSPVQVRSMQGRQPPIRIIAPGKVYRSDSDQTHSPMFHQIEGLLVDETSSFADLKGTLAEFVRAFFERDFEMRFRPSYFPFTEPSAEVDIRWETEDGQSRWLEVLGCGMVHPNVLKNCGIDPERYTGFAFGLGVERFAMLRYGVSDLRAFFENDLRFLKQFA; encoded by the coding sequence ATGGACGATCTGGACCGCCGCGCCGCGCAGGCGCTGGCCGATATCGAACAGGCTGCCTCGCTCGACGCGCTCGACGCCCTGCGCGTCGGCCTGCTTGGCAAGAGCGGCATCGTCACTGCCGCGCTGAAGTCGCTGGGGGCGCTGGCGCCGGACGAACGCAAGGCGCGCGGGGCCGAGGTCAACCGCGTCAAGGAGCAGCTTGCCGACGCATTGGCCATGCGCAAGGCTGCGCTGGAACAGGCTGAACTGGACCGCCGGCTCGCCTCCGAAACCATCGACATCAGCCTGCCCGGCCGCGACGGCGAGCGCGGTGGCATCCACCCGATCACCCGCACGCTGGAACGCATCGCGTCGATCTTCGCGCGGCTGGGCTACCAGCGCGCCGACGGCCCGGAGATCGAGGACGACTGGCACAACTTCGAGGCGCTGAACTTCCCGCCGCACCATCCGGCGCGCGCCATGCACGACACCTTCTACTTCGGCGACGGGCGTCTGCTGCGCACCCACACCTCGCCGGTACAGGTCCGCTCGATGCAAGGGCGGCAGCCGCCGATCCGCATCATCGCGCCGGGCAAGGTCTACCGCAGCGATTCGGACCAGACCCACTCGCCGATGTTCCACCAGATCGAGGGCCTGCTGGTCGACGAGACCTCCAGCTTCGCCGACCTCAAGGGCACGCTGGCCGAGTTCGTGCGCGCGTTCTTCGAGCGCGATTTCGAGATGCGCTTCCGCCCCAGCTACTTCCCCTTCACCGAGCCCTCGGCCGAAGTCGACATCCGCTGGGAGACCGAGGATGGCCAGAGCCGCTGGCTCGAGGTGCTCGGCTGCGGCATGGTGCATCCGAACGTGCTGAAGAACTGCGGCATCGACCCGGAGCGTTACACCGGCTTCGCCTTCGGCCTGGGCGTGGAACGCTTCGCGATGCTGCGCTACGGCGTCTCCGACCTGCGCGCGTTCTTCGAGAACGACCTGCGCTTCCTCAAGCAGTTCGCCTAA
- the rplT gene encoding 50S ribosomal protein L20 has protein sequence MARVKRGVTARRRHKKIIGRAKGYYNARRKVFRVANQAVIKAGQYAYIGRKQRKRQFRALWIVRINAAARQFGLSYSRLINGLAKAGITVDRKVLADIAVHDIKAFGAIAEKAKASLAA, from the coding sequence ATGGCTCGTGTAAAGCGTGGCGTCACCGCCCGTCGTCGTCACAAGAAAATCATCGGCCGCGCCAAGGGTTACTACAACGCCCGCCGCAAGGTCTTCCGCGTTGCCAACCAGGCCGTCATCAAGGCCGGTCAGTACGCCTATATCGGCCGCAAGCAGCGCAAGCGCCAGTTCCGTGCGCTGTGGATCGTGCGCATCAATGCGGCTGCCCGTCAGTTCGGCCTGTCCTACAGCCGCCTGATCAACGGTCTGGCCAAGGCCGGCATCACGGTCGACCGCAAGGTGCTGGCCGACATCGCCGTGCACGACATCAAGGCCTTTGGCGCGATCGCGGAAAAGGCGAAGGCCAGTCTGGCCGCTTGA
- the rpmI gene encoding 50S ribosomal protein L35, whose translation MPKIKTNRAAAKRFRKTASGKFKAGHAFKSHILTKKSTKRKRGLRATNHVKACDTKGVARMLPYL comes from the coding sequence ATGCCCAAGATCAAGACCAACCGGGCGGCGGCGAAGCGTTTTCGCAAGACCGCATCCGGCAAGTTCAAGGCAGGCCACGCGTTCAAGTCGCACATCCTGACCAAGAAGTCGACCAAGCGTAAGCGCGGTCTCCGTGCCACCAACCACGTCAAGGCGTGCGACACCAAGGGTGTGGCTCGCATGTTGCCGTACCTCTAA
- the infC gene encoding translation initiation factor IF-3, with protein sequence MATTDTKGNRRNLEIRVPRVRVIGPDSEQMGILTRDEALRAAEEFGLDLVEIQPNGDPPVCRIMDYGKFKFEAQKKASAAKKKQKQVEIKEVKFRPVTDIGDYQIKLRNMLRFLEEGDKVKVTIRFRGREMSHQDLGQALAKRIQEDVGENGQIESFPRLEGRQMVMMIGPKKK encoded by the coding sequence ATCGCTACCACCGACACTAAGGGCAACCGCCGCAACCTCGAAATCCGCGTCCCGCGGGTTCGAGTCATCGGTCCGGATTCCGAGCAGATGGGCATCCTCACGCGTGACGAGGCGCTGCGTGCTGCCGAGGAATTCGGCCTCGACCTGGTCGAGATCCAGCCGAACGGCGACCCGCCGGTCTGCCGCATCATGGATTACGGCAAGTTCAAGTTCGAGGCCCAGAAGAAGGCTTCGGCCGCCAAGAAGAAGCAGAAGCAGGTCGAAATCAAGGAAGTGAAGTTCCGCCCGGTCACCGACATCGGCGACTACCAGATCAAGCTGCGCAACATGCTCCGCTTCCTGGAAGAGGGCGACAAGGTCAAGGTGACCATCCGCTTCCGCGGCCGCGAAATGTCCCATCAGGACCTTGGCCAGGCGCTGGCCAAGCGCATCCAGGAAGACGTCGGCGAGAATGGCCAGATCGAGTCCTTCCCGCGTCTGGAAGGTCGCCAGATGGTCATGATGATCGGGCCGAAGAAGAAATAA
- the thrS gene encoding threonine--tRNA ligase, with amino-acid sequence MIQITLPDGSQRPFDHPVTVQDVAASIGAGLAKATLAGKVDDKLVDASHLIDRDASLQIVTDKSPEALEILRHSTAHLMGQAVQRLFPGAQVTIGPVIENGFYYDFAYERPFTPEDLPKIEAEMHKIVDEQLAVTRSVKSRDEAIAFFRGLGEEYKAQIIESIPSNEELSLYSQGEFTDLCRGPHVPNTGKLRAFKLMKVAGAYWRGDSNNQMLSRIYGTAWLNDKDLKAYLHQLEEAEKRDHRKIGKALDLFHQQEEGPGMVFWHPKGWAIWQQVEQYMRNVYRKSGYQEVRCPQVLDVSLWKKSGHWDNYAENMFFTESEKHTYALKPMNCPGHVQIFNHTLHSYRDLPIRYGEFGGCHRNEPSGALHGIMRVRAFTQDDGHIFCTPEQIEPEVTAFHQQAMQVYADFGFDNIALKIALRPEKRIGAEEVWDKAEEALRAALRSAGVEWEELPGEGAFYGPKIEYHMKDSIGRAWQVGTMQVDFMMPERLGAEYVDEHSQKRHPVMLHRAIVGSMERFIGILIEHHAGLLPAWLAPVQAAVFSITDAQADYVREVTQTLVDKGFRVEADLRNEKVGYKIREHTLQKVPYLLVVGDREKEAGAVSVRTRSGEDLGSMPLAAFVEHLKAEVER; translated from the coding sequence ATGATCCAGATCACCCTTCCCGACGGCAGCCAGCGGCCGTTCGACCATCCCGTGACCGTGCAGGACGTGGCCGCCTCCATTGGCGCCGGCCTGGCCAAGGCCACCCTGGCCGGCAAGGTGGACGACAAGCTGGTTGACGCCAGCCACCTCATCGACCGTGACGCCAGCCTGCAGATCGTCACCGACAAGAGTCCGGAGGCGCTGGAGATCCTGCGCCACTCCACCGCGCACCTGATGGGCCAGGCCGTGCAGCGGCTGTTCCCGGGCGCGCAGGTGACCATCGGTCCGGTGATCGAGAACGGCTTCTACTACGACTTCGCCTACGAGCGGCCCTTCACTCCGGAGGACCTGCCGAAGATCGAGGCGGAGATGCACAAGATCGTCGACGAGCAGCTGGCGGTGACGCGCAGCGTGAAGTCGCGCGACGAGGCGATCGCGTTCTTCCGCGGCCTTGGCGAGGAGTACAAGGCGCAGATCATCGAATCGATCCCGTCGAACGAGGAGCTGTCGCTGTACTCGCAGGGCGAGTTCACCGACCTGTGCCGCGGCCCCCACGTGCCCAACACCGGCAAGTTGCGCGCGTTCAAGCTGATGAAGGTGGCCGGCGCCTACTGGCGCGGCGATTCGAACAACCAGATGCTCAGCCGCATCTATGGCACCGCCTGGCTCAACGACAAGGACCTGAAAGCCTACCTGCACCAGCTGGAGGAGGCCGAGAAGCGCGACCACCGCAAGATCGGCAAGGCACTGGACCTGTTCCACCAGCAGGAGGAGGGTCCGGGCATGGTGTTCTGGCACCCGAAGGGCTGGGCGATCTGGCAGCAGGTCGAGCAGTACATGCGCAACGTGTACCGCAAGTCCGGCTACCAGGAAGTGCGCTGTCCGCAGGTGCTGGACGTGTCGCTGTGGAAGAAGTCCGGCCACTGGGACAACTACGCCGAGAACATGTTCTTCACCGAGTCGGAGAAGCACACCTACGCGCTGAAGCCGATGAACTGCCCGGGCCACGTGCAGATCTTCAACCACACGCTACACAGTTACCGCGACCTGCCGATCCGCTACGGCGAGTTCGGCGGCTGCCACCGCAACGAGCCCTCCGGCGCGCTGCACGGCATCATGCGCGTGCGCGCGTTCACCCAGGACGACGGCCACATCTTCTGCACGCCCGAGCAGATCGAGCCGGAGGTCACCGCCTTCCACCAGCAGGCGATGCAGGTCTATGCCGACTTCGGTTTCGACAACATCGCGCTGAAGATCGCCCTGCGTCCGGAGAAGCGGATCGGCGCCGAGGAGGTCTGGGACAAGGCCGAGGAGGCGCTTCGTGCCGCCTTGCGTTCGGCCGGCGTCGAATGGGAAGAGCTGCCGGGCGAGGGCGCCTTCTACGGCCCCAAGATCGAGTACCACATGAAGGACTCGATCGGCCGTGCCTGGCAGGTCGGCACCATGCAGGTGGATTTCATGATGCCCGAGCGGCTGGGGGCCGAATACGTCGACGAGCACTCGCAGAAGCGCCATCCGGTGATGCTGCACCGGGCCATCGTCGGCTCGATGGAGCGCTTCATCGGCATCCTGATCGAACACCATGCCGGCCTGCTGCCGGCCTGGCTGGCCCCGGTGCAGGCGGCGGTCTTCTCGATCACCGACGCCCAGGCCGATTACGTCCGCGAGGTCACGCAAACCCTTGTCGACAAAGGTTTCCGGGTGGAGGCCGATTTGCGCAACGAGAAGGTCGGCTATAAAATCCGCGAGCATACGTTGCAGAAGGTGCCGTACCTGCTTGTCGTGGGTGATCGCGAGAAGGAGGCCGGCGCCGTTTCCGTGCGTACCCGTTCGGGCGAGGATCTGGGCAGCATGCCGCTGGCCGCCTTCGTCGAGCACCTGAAGGCCGAAGTGGAGCGCTGA
- a CDS encoding NAD-dependent epimerase, with amino-acid sequence MRILVTGTAGFVGAALAQRLLARGDEVWGLDNHNNYYDPALKEARLALFADHPGYTHQRADLADAGAVNQAFATFRPERVVNLAAQAGVRYSLQNPQAYIQSNLVGFGNILEACRHGGVQHLVYASSSSVYGANRKLPFAVEDAVDHPVSLYAATKKANELMAHTYSHLYGLPTTGLRFFTVYGPWGRPDMSPMLFADRISRGEPIDVFNFGNHSRDFTYIDDIVEGVIRTLDHPAQPDPSDDPMQPNPGTSAAPYRVYNIGNDQPVQLLRFIELMEQALGRTVEKRLLPMQPGDVPDTWADVSALRRDVGYAPSTSIEDGVARFVAWYREYSAH; translated from the coding sequence ATGCGTATCCTCGTCACCGGAACGGCCGGCTTCGTCGGCGCCGCCCTGGCGCAACGCCTTCTCGCACGGGGCGACGAGGTATGGGGGCTGGACAACCACAACAATTACTACGACCCGGCGCTCAAGGAAGCCCGTCTGGCCCTGTTCGCCGACCATCCCGGCTACACCCACCAGCGGGCGGATCTGGCTGACGCAGGAGCGGTGAACCAGGCGTTCGCGACCTTCCGGCCCGAGCGGGTGGTGAATCTGGCCGCCCAGGCCGGCGTGCGCTACTCGCTGCAGAACCCGCAGGCATACATCCAGAGCAACCTGGTCGGCTTTGGCAACATCCTCGAAGCCTGCCGGCATGGCGGCGTGCAGCACCTGGTCTACGCCTCGTCCAGCTCGGTCTACGGGGCGAACCGCAAGCTGCCGTTCGCGGTGGAGGACGCCGTCGACCATCCGGTCAGCCTGTACGCGGCGACCAAGAAGGCCAACGAGCTGATGGCGCATACCTACAGCCACCTCTACGGCCTGCCGACCACCGGCCTGCGCTTTTTCACCGTATACGGCCCGTGGGGCCGGCCGGACATGTCGCCGATGCTGTTCGCCGACCGGATCAGCCGCGGCGAACCGATCGACGTGTTCAATTTCGGCAACCACAGCCGCGATTTCACCTACATCGACGACATCGTCGAAGGCGTGATCCGCACCCTCGACCATCCGGCGCAGCCGGATCCGTCCGACGACCCGATGCAGCCGAACCCGGGGACCTCGGCTGCGCCCTACCGGGTCTACAACATCGGCAACGACCAGCCGGTTCAGCTGCTGCGCTTCATCGAGCTGATGGAACAGGCGCTGGGACGCACAGTGGAGAAGCGCCTGCTGCCGATGCAGCCGGGCGACGTGCCGGACACCTGGGCGGACGTCTCGGCGCTGCGGCGAGACGTGGGCTATGCGCCGAGCACGTCCATCGAAGATGGCGTGGCCAGGTTCGTCGCGTGGTACCGCGAATATTCCGCCCACTGA
- a CDS encoding CopD family protein — protein sequence MTYLWIKSLHLLFVIAWMATVFYLPRILVNVAEAGDDAAVRARLHLMGRRLYKFGHNMFGIAFVFGLALWQGWRVFPRQLPNVVAGMHWIDAKLTLVAVLLAYFICAGRLLKRSEKGGPLPSSRALRWFNEPPVLLLLAVIYLVLAKPF from the coding sequence ATGACCTACCTGTGGATCAAGTCCCTGCACCTGCTGTTCGTGATCGCCTGGATGGCGACGGTGTTCTACCTGCCGCGGATCCTGGTGAACGTGGCGGAGGCGGGGGACGATGCGGCGGTGCGGGCTCGGCTGCACCTGATGGGGCGGCGGCTGTACAAGTTCGGGCACAACATGTTCGGCATCGCCTTCGTGTTCGGCCTCGCGCTCTGGCAGGGCTGGCGGGTGTTTCCGCGGCAGTTGCCGAATGTCGTGGCGGGCATGCACTGGATCGACGCCAAGCTCACACTGGTCGCCGTGCTGCTGGCCTACTTCATCTGTGCGGGCCGGTTGCTCAAGCGCAGCGAGAAGGGCGGCCCGCTGCCGTCGTCGCGGGCGCTGCGCTGGTTCAACGAGCCGCCGGTGCTGCTGCTGCTGGCGGTGATCTACCTGGTGCTGGCCAAACCGTTCTAA
- the uvrB gene encoding excinuclease ABC subunit UvrB, which translates to MTERFELVSPYQPSGDQPQAIERLSEGFEAGLAAQTLLGVTGSGKTYTIANVIQRVQRPTIVMAPNKTLAAQLYGEFKEFFPHNAVEYFVSYYDYYQPEAYVVASDTFIEKDASINEHIEQMRLAATKALLSRRDSIIVATVSAIYGLGNPEDYLSLRLILARGERIEQRQLIRQLTELQYSRNEMELRRGTYRVRGEIIDVFPAESETEALRIELFDGEVENLALFDPLTGEVLRKVPRYTVYPRTHYASTRESVLNAIETIKVELKERLDQLYAANKLLEAQRLDQRTRFDIEMMAEVGYCQGIENYSRHLTRRLPGEPPPTLFDYLPPDGLLVVDESHVTVPQLGAMYKGDRSRKETLVEFGFRLPSAMDNRPLRFEEWEQRVPRAIYVSATPRDYELQKSGDAVVELVVRPTGLVDPEVEVRPVRTQVDDLLGEVRKQIALGDRTLVTTLTKRMAENLTEYLAEHDIKVRYLHSDIETVERSEIIRDLRLGEFDVLVGINLLREGLDMPEVSLVAVLDADKEGFLRSTGSLIQTIGRAARNVRGRAILYADEVTRSMQAAMDETARRREKQIAWNAANGITPQTVVRRIADIMEGARSEAPARGRGKRGAGRDRDKAVAEPAAGYESLSPQQLSAAIKKLEGQMYKHAQNLEFEEAARIRDQIGKLREQALR; encoded by the coding sequence ATGACCGAACGATTCGAGCTTGTTTCCCCCTACCAGCCCTCCGGCGACCAGCCGCAGGCGATCGAGCGCCTCAGCGAGGGCTTCGAGGCCGGGCTGGCGGCGCAGACGCTGCTCGGCGTGACCGGTTCGGGCAAGACCTACACCATTGCCAACGTGATCCAGCGGGTGCAGCGGCCGACCATCGTGATGGCGCCGAACAAGACGCTGGCGGCGCAGCTGTACGGCGAGTTCAAGGAGTTCTTCCCGCACAACGCGGTGGAGTACTTCGTCAGCTACTACGACTACTACCAGCCCGAGGCCTACGTGGTGGCGTCGGACACCTTCATCGAGAAGGACGCCTCGATCAACGAGCACATCGAGCAGATGCGGCTGGCGGCGACCAAGGCGCTGCTGTCGCGGCGCGATTCGATCATCGTGGCCACGGTGTCGGCGATCTACGGCCTGGGCAATCCGGAAGATTACCTCTCGTTGCGGCTGATCCTCGCCCGCGGCGAGCGCATCGAGCAGCGCCAGCTGATCCGCCAGCTCACCGAGCTGCAGTACAGCCGCAACGAGATGGAGCTGCGCCGCGGCACCTACCGCGTGCGCGGCGAGATCATCGACGTGTTCCCGGCCGAGTCGGAGACCGAGGCGCTGCGCATCGAACTGTTCGACGGCGAGGTGGAGAACCTGGCGCTGTTCGACCCGCTGACTGGCGAGGTGCTGCGCAAGGTGCCGCGCTACACGGTTTACCCCCGCACCCATTACGCCTCGACCCGCGAGAGCGTGCTCAACGCGATCGAGACGATCAAGGTGGAGCTGAAGGAGCGGCTGGATCAGCTCTACGCCGCCAACAAGCTGCTCGAGGCGCAGCGGCTGGACCAGCGCACCCGCTTCGACATCGAGATGATGGCCGAGGTCGGCTACTGCCAGGGTATCGAGAACTACTCGCGCCACCTGACCCGCCGCCTGCCCGGCGAGCCGCCGCCGACCCTGTTCGACTACCTGCCGCCCGATGGCCTGCTGGTGGTCGACGAGTCGCACGTCACCGTTCCCCAGCTCGGCGCCATGTACAAGGGCGACCGCTCGCGCAAGGAAACCCTGGTGGAGTTCGGCTTCCGCTTGCCGTCGGCGATGGACAACCGTCCGCTGCGCTTCGAGGAGTGGGAGCAGCGCGTGCCGCGGGCGATCTACGTGTCGGCGACGCCGCGCGACTACGAGCTGCAGAAGTCCGGCGACGCGGTGGTCGAGCTGGTGGTCCGCCCGACCGGCCTGGTCGATCCGGAAGTGGAGGTGCGGCCGGTGCGCACCCAGGTTGACGATTTGCTCGGCGAGGTACGCAAGCAGATCGCGCTGGGCGACCGCACCCTGGTCACCACGCTGACCAAGCGCATGGCCGAGAACCTCACCGAATACCTCGCCGAGCACGACATCAAGGTGCGCTACCTGCATTCGGACATCGAGACGGTGGAGCGCAGCGAGATCATCCGCGACCTGCGCCTGGGCGAGTTCGACGTGCTGGTGGGCATCAACCTGCTGCGCGAGGGCCTGGACATGCCGGAGGTCTCGCTGGTGGCGGTGCTGGACGCCGACAAGGAGGGGTTCCTGCGCTCCACCGGTTCACTGATCCAGACCATCGGCCGCGCCGCCCGCAACGTGCGCGGCCGGGCGATCCTCTACGCCGACGAGGTGACCCGTTCGATGCAGGCGGCGATGGACGAGACCGCGCGCCGCCGCGAAAAGCAGATCGCCTGGAACGCGGCCAACGGCATCACGCCGCAGACCGTGGTGCGGCGTATCGCCGACATCATGGAGGGCGCCCGCAGCGAGGCGCCGGCCCGCGGACGGGGCAAGCGCGGTGCCGGGCGCGACCGAGACAAGGCGGTGGCCGAGCCGGCGGCGGGCTACGAATCGCTCAGTCCGCAGCAGCTGTCGGCGGCGATCAAGAAGCTGGAAGGGCAGATGTACAAGCACGCCCAGAACCTCGAGTTCGAGGAGGCGGCGCGGATCCGCGACCAGATCGGCAAGCTGCGGGAGCAAGCGCTGCGCTAG